One window from the genome of Prosthecobacter fusiformis encodes:
- a CDS encoding FAD-dependent oxidoreductase, with protein sequence MLRSFAALPTLFVSLVASSMLHGADHPPVLDLSSDTSRHVIIAQGTPEVYQGHPTTLLLPDGKTMYVVWTYGHGGGCGPMKRSDDGGKTWSDLLPVPENWKDTRNCPALYRLTDPQGVSRLFVFAGQGPGGTRQPDNGTMNQSYSMDDGKTWTPMKSNDLNCVMPFCTIMPVDGGKRLIGLSNIRRPGETKDTKSNIITQSESTDGGLTWSPWRVLVDLGDLKPCEPEVVRSPDGKQLLCLIRENIRSHDSHYIISNDEGRNWSDVKSLPPGLHGDRHKAQYAPDGRLVVTFRDMGAKSPTRNHFVAWVGRYEDIQSGKDGEYKIKLLHSYARSDCGYPGLEVLPDGTFVATTYVKYREGPEKHSVVSTRFLLKETDAMEKKVIEVPAGKTSKVAGILLDDDKAKYTGKWINGGDKRDLLVGGGYRTTNGDGAATFTPDIPAAGRYELRLLYVPSGNRSDAVSVTIHSAEGKKTVTQNQRENCLEESIPRSLGVYEFAKGKAGSVQIAAKAKAGFVVVDGLQIVPEADAKVERNTRADAGFPVMIETPKPTVKIPAPMTLKSAAKAADVDGKSYDLVVIGGTPGGIATAVRAAREGLKVLLVNHTQHLGGFITSGAGGWEAPYDGLRAPLYGEMLTGAASYYSKTYGENSPQHLASMPDAKSRAHIDRPKVEPRIAEMLFNQMVEKEKSLTVLLGHTVKDAVRDGALLKSVTLQPMHGKGSVKVSATLFADGMYEGDLIAAAGVKSQIGREARSQYNEPHAGVIYTAERKKEPGQRGFPKDADEGRLNIRYNSHATAEIIEGPQSGEADGSVMAYNYRLILTRDPANKIMVEKHPKYDVEMAKMAGGSGFVPNLPNNKVAWNGGRLIGPQNEYPGGDWPTREKISRLYMDTMRMRLWYFQNDPAVPEKERKYWEGWGLAADEFPDNNHEPYEIYVREARRLVGRAVFTEHDNKVPAGIGRTPINTDSIAITDWPVDSVACLKRKVPGGHEDGIFFLGEESRPAQVPYRCLLAQDLDNLLVSVAISASHVGWGSIRLEPVWMQMGESAGFAAALAIKNKTTPGKLNPDLLIRALVKNRVMISFFNDVDVTSDDPRVPAAQYFGSKGFFSTYDARLDEPLSESEKAVWMDGFEQLQKGTLDPMQLAKAVHASSTNATPQTKQTRGAALLAMWNELEAQ encoded by the coding sequence ATGCTCCGTTCGTTCGCTGCCTTACCAACCCTGTTTGTTTCACTGGTCGCCAGTTCCATGCTTCATGGAGCAGATCACCCGCCAGTCCTTGATCTTTCTTCGGATACCTCGCGCCATGTCATCATTGCCCAGGGAACGCCTGAGGTTTATCAGGGGCACCCCACCACTTTGCTCCTCCCTGATGGCAAGACCATGTATGTGGTGTGGACCTACGGTCATGGTGGCGGCTGCGGGCCCATGAAGCGCAGTGATGACGGCGGCAAGACTTGGAGTGATCTGCTGCCCGTTCCGGAAAACTGGAAGGACACCCGCAATTGCCCGGCTCTCTATCGTCTTACGGATCCGCAGGGCGTTTCACGCCTGTTCGTCTTTGCCGGGCAGGGGCCTGGCGGGACTCGCCAACCGGACAATGGCACCATGAACCAGTCTTATTCCATGGATGATGGAAAAACCTGGACCCCCATGAAAAGCAATGACCTGAACTGTGTCATGCCTTTTTGCACCATCATGCCCGTGGATGGTGGCAAGCGCCTCATTGGCCTTTCTAACATTCGCCGCCCTGGTGAAACCAAAGACACGAAGTCAAACATCATCACACAAAGTGAATCCACCGATGGCGGCCTCACCTGGAGTCCCTGGCGCGTGCTTGTGGACCTAGGGGATCTGAAACCTTGCGAGCCAGAAGTCGTGCGTTCTCCGGATGGCAAACAGCTCCTCTGCCTCATCCGCGAAAACATCCGCAGTCACGACAGCCACTACATCATCAGCAATGATGAGGGCCGCAACTGGTCGGATGTGAAATCTCTGCCTCCTGGCCTGCATGGCGACCGCCACAAGGCCCAGTATGCCCCCGATGGTCGCCTGGTGGTCACCTTTCGCGACATGGGGGCCAAGAGTCCTACACGCAATCACTTCGTCGCCTGGGTGGGCCGTTACGAGGACATTCAGTCAGGCAAAGACGGCGAATATAAGATCAAGCTGCTCCATAGCTATGCTCGCAGTGACTGCGGGTATCCAGGACTCGAAGTGCTGCCGGATGGCACCTTCGTGGCCACCACCTATGTCAAATATCGCGAAGGCCCTGAAAAGCACTCCGTCGTAAGCACACGTTTCTTGCTGAAGGAGACGGATGCCATGGAAAAAAAGGTGATCGAAGTCCCCGCAGGAAAAACTTCCAAAGTGGCTGGTATTCTCCTGGATGACGATAAGGCGAAATACACGGGCAAGTGGATCAATGGCGGAGACAAACGGGACCTTCTGGTGGGCGGTGGTTATCGCACCACGAATGGCGATGGTGCCGCTACATTCACTCCTGACATTCCTGCTGCGGGTCGCTATGAACTGCGCCTGCTTTATGTGCCTTCTGGCAATCGGAGTGATGCTGTGTCAGTGACCATCCACAGTGCAGAAGGTAAAAAAACAGTAACGCAGAATCAACGCGAGAATTGCTTGGAGGAAAGCATTCCCCGCTCACTGGGAGTGTATGAATTTGCCAAAGGCAAGGCGGGTTCTGTGCAGATCGCAGCCAAAGCCAAGGCCGGTTTTGTGGTCGTGGATGGCCTGCAGATCGTGCCTGAGGCGGATGCCAAAGTGGAACGCAACACACGTGCGGACGCCGGTTTCCCGGTCATGATCGAGACACCGAAACCCACGGTCAAAATACCGGCCCCTATGACCCTAAAGTCAGCTGCCAAAGCTGCGGATGTGGATGGCAAAAGCTATGATTTGGTCGTCATCGGCGGCACACCTGGAGGTATTGCCACGGCCGTGCGTGCCGCTCGCGAAGGACTCAAAGTGCTTTTGGTAAACCACACTCAGCATTTGGGTGGTTTCATCACCAGTGGGGCTGGTGGCTGGGAGGCTCCTTATGACGGCCTGCGCGCCCCATTGTATGGGGAAATGCTCACGGGCGCGGCCTCCTATTACAGTAAGACATACGGTGAAAATTCGCCCCAGCATCTGGCCTCCATGCCGGACGCCAAAAGCAGGGCGCACATTGACCGGCCAAAAGTCGAGCCGCGCATCGCTGAGATGCTTTTTAACCAGATGGTGGAAAAAGAAAAATCACTGACTGTCTTGTTAGGTCACACCGTCAAGGATGCCGTACGGGATGGCGCATTGCTAAAGAGCGTGACCCTCCAGCCAATGCACGGCAAAGGCAGCGTGAAGGTCAGTGCCACTCTCTTTGCCGATGGCATGTATGAAGGGGATCTCATCGCAGCCGCAGGTGTAAAATCACAGATCGGGCGTGAGGCTCGCAGCCAGTATAATGAACCTCATGCCGGAGTCATCTATACCGCAGAGCGCAAGAAGGAACCGGGCCAGCGTGGCTTTCCCAAGGATGCGGACGAAGGCCGTTTGAACATCCGTTACAACAGCCACGCGACAGCAGAAATCATTGAAGGACCGCAGAGCGGTGAGGCGGATGGCTCCGTCATGGCCTACAATTATCGCCTCATTCTCACCCGTGACCCGGCCAATAAGATCATGGTGGAAAAGCATCCCAAGTATGATGTGGAGATGGCCAAAATGGCTGGCGGCAGCGGATTTGTGCCGAATCTGCCTAACAATAAAGTCGCCTGGAATGGCGGGCGTCTCATCGGTCCCCAGAATGAGTATCCCGGCGGCGACTGGCCCACTCGTGAAAAAATCAGCCGACTGTACATGGACACCATGCGCATGCGCCTTTGGTATTTTCAAAATGACCCAGCCGTCCCGGAGAAAGAACGCAAATACTGGGAAGGTTGGGGACTGGCTGCTGATGAATTCCCGGATAACAACCATGAGCCTTATGAGATTTACGTCCGCGAAGCGCGCCGCTTGGTAGGCCGCGCTGTTTTTACCGAGCATGACAATAAGGTCCCCGCAGGCATCGGACGCACACCCATTAATACGGACAGCATTGCCATCACTGATTGGCCGGTGGACTCCGTCGCCTGCTTGAAACGCAAGGTTCCTGGTGGACATGAGGATGGCATTTTTTTCCTGGGAGAGGAAAGCCGCCCAGCTCAGGTCCCTTACCGCTGCCTGCTGGCCCAGGATTTGGATAACCTACTGGTGTCTGTGGCCATTTCAGCTTCGCATGTCGGCTGGGGATCCATCCGCTTAGAACCGGTGTGGATGCAGATGGGAGAGTCCGCCGGTTTTGCCGCCGCCTTGGCGATTAAAAACAAGACCACACCAGGAAAGCTTAATCCGGATTTGCTCATCCGTGCCCTGGTTAAAAACAGGGTCATGATCAGCTTCTTCAATGATGTCGATGTAACCTCCGATGATCCTCGTGTACCTGCTGCGCAATACTTCGGCAGCAAAGGTTTCTTCAGCACTTATGACGCGCGATTGGATGAGCCGCTCAGCGAGAGTGAAAAGGCGGTCTGGATGGACGGCTTTGAGCAACTCCAAAAAGGCACTTTGGATCCGATGCAACTTGCCAAAGCTGTGCACGCCTCAAGCACAAACGCGACTCCTCAAACGAAACAAACACGTGGAGCGGCTTTGCTGGCTATGTGGAACGAACTGGAGGCTCAATAA
- a CDS encoding right-handed parallel beta-helix repeat-containing protein, translating into MMKQAILTILFGATLCSASAAGPTDSKAPTEGATGFELRVPAPGPDSIADAILQEAIDKVASAGGGVVLLGAGDFMLSRHDDDETVVIKSNVTLRGQGYATHIYLDPKTPPNDLRYFPMRIGSAKVPAHNVVIEHLRYTGNDNAIGGGSIMGFNARLDEPESLLLSCDNITVRNCWIYDAKQAAGCTKAATAMYLVKHVISPEEAKIAAGETENIRTGYFDANRMDSQFKNWQVYNNYIETCGNKGIELAECNGGLIADNHIVNVVDGPQVIFGSRNVQIRDNIVYFTKSGINITEGSHHIRVSGNHVEPMPEVAEKALVPCLIFRTEPLALHSKISDVVVTGNTFRKHNCTMRFVTRPEALSCVYEGIVLTGNVFDGDVQFFDERNPARTTIRDIHFSDNVCEGMLLSDPQEAMASSHIVVRGNMLRRPGTMILNASNWIWTGNTHVNGSLEIAAGAKGNIVRDNVTSAPITDKGAENVLSGNVVLKKADAP; encoded by the coding sequence ATGATGAAGCAAGCTATTCTCACTATCCTTTTCGGTGCCACACTTTGTTCGGCATCTGCCGCAGGCCCGACGGACTCTAAAGCCCCTACGGAGGGTGCCACCGGTTTTGAATTGCGGGTTCCGGCTCCCGGACCGGATTCCATTGCTGATGCCATACTTCAGGAGGCTATCGACAAAGTCGCCTCGGCTGGCGGTGGCGTGGTGCTGCTTGGGGCCGGAGATTTTATGCTCTCACGCCATGACGATGACGAAACAGTCGTGATTAAAAGTAACGTGACTTTGCGCGGCCAGGGCTACGCAACGCACATCTACCTTGATCCAAAAACTCCGCCCAATGACCTGCGCTACTTCCCGATGAGAATCGGTAGTGCAAAGGTGCCTGCTCACAATGTGGTCATTGAGCATCTGCGCTACACGGGCAATGACAATGCCATCGGCGGCGGCTCTATCATGGGCTTCAATGCCCGTTTAGATGAACCTGAATCGCTCTTGCTTTCTTGCGACAACATTACCGTCCGCAATTGCTGGATCTATGATGCCAAACAGGCCGCTGGCTGCACCAAGGCTGCGACTGCGATGTACCTGGTCAAGCATGTCATCAGCCCGGAGGAAGCGAAGATCGCTGCCGGTGAAACTGAAAACATTCGCACGGGTTATTTCGATGCCAACCGCATGGACTCCCAGTTCAAAAATTGGCAGGTTTATAACAACTACATCGAGACCTGCGGCAACAAAGGAATCGAGCTCGCGGAATGCAATGGCGGTCTCATCGCAGATAACCACATCGTTAATGTCGTTGATGGACCTCAAGTGATCTTTGGCAGCCGCAATGTGCAGATCCGTGACAACATCGTGTATTTCACCAAGAGCGGCATCAATATCACCGAGGGCTCGCATCACATCCGCGTCAGCGGCAATCATGTGGAGCCTATGCCGGAGGTTGCTGAGAAAGCGCTTGTGCCCTGCCTGATCTTCCGGACGGAACCGCTGGCCCTTCATTCAAAGATCAGCGATGTGGTGGTCACTGGAAACACCTTCCGCAAGCACAATTGCACAATGCGTTTTGTGACCCGTCCAGAGGCTCTCTCTTGCGTGTATGAGGGCATCGTACTCACGGGCAATGTATTCGACGGAGATGTCCAGTTTTTCGACGAACGCAATCCAGCCCGGACCACTATCCGGGACATTCATTTTTCAGACAATGTCTGTGAAGGCATGCTGCTCTCGGATCCCCAGGAAGCGATGGCTTCGAGCCATATCGTGGTTCGAGGTAACATGCTTCGCCGACCTGGAACCATGATCTTGAACGCAAGCAACTGGATTTGGACTGGCAACACCCATGTGAACGGATCACTCGAAATCGCCGCAGGTGCCAAGGGGAACATCGTCCGCGACAATGTCACCTCTGCTCCCATCACTGACAAGGGCGCGGAAAATGTACTGTCGGGCAATGTTGTACTGAAAAAAGCCGACGCTCCATGA
- a CDS encoding FAD-dependent oxidoreductase — MKPPLILILAFIVSIASAAEPVRTYDLVVFGGTAPGIVAAVRAAREGLNVALVSRSKHLGGSLPSLGAVETHYAGNRAPLLDEFVAKVKAHYRAKDGEDSDNYRACAGGRMITYEPQVAEAILERMLAAESRIKVYREFTPTKVEKEGKLITAVQFVAMNKSETLRLAARSFMEAGYEGDLMAAAGVKYRVGRESRSEYNEPRAGRVFTHWLTGQHPLAAVEGRLNLVISGATTSDPLPGSTGEGDDNIQSYSYRLCITDDPANRRLLDSPPVGYDRARFAPILLSVEEKARLSLPFHHRFQIYPLQEMVERDHIFHGHALPNRKRSWNATNLTGGGKAYPEADEATRRLIEKQHRDHALGLMWFLQNDPGMPDALRSKAREWGLAKDEFADTDNIPSQLYVREARRLVGRAVFTENDALLSPGLGRAPVHTDSIGITEFSLDSLACTTERLGDSLCDGQLFQMEVSRPGQVPWNSLLPQEYENLVVVTTLSATHVGWGAIRLPPTWMHLAESAAWAIVLANQADIAPAQVSVDQLQQRLAISHVMISFFNDVDVASDDPRVPAAQYFGTKGFFSDYDGRLDDMLTEGEKAAWDGGFEQLKKGILKSIQLAKAVHVAAAKQTPKTKQTRGAALLEMWNALNPQ, encoded by the coding sequence ATGAAGCCGCCCCTCATCCTCATTCTCGCTTTTATTGTCAGCATCGCCTCTGCTGCTGAACCGGTGCGCACTTATGACCTCGTGGTCTTTGGCGGCACCGCTCCAGGCATTGTAGCGGCGGTCAGGGCAGCCCGAGAGGGGCTGAATGTCGCGCTCGTTTCTCGCAGCAAGCATCTGGGTGGCAGCCTGCCTTCACTCGGCGCGGTGGAGACGCACTATGCGGGAAATCGAGCCCCCTTGCTTGATGAGTTTGTGGCTAAAGTGAAGGCCCATTACCGAGCCAAGGATGGCGAGGATTCAGATAACTACCGTGCATGTGCTGGTGGACGCATGATCACTTATGAACCTCAAGTGGCGGAGGCGATCCTTGAGCGAATGCTTGCCGCAGAATCGCGCATCAAGGTATATCGCGAGTTTACTCCCACCAAAGTGGAGAAAGAGGGCAAACTCATCACCGCCGTGCAGTTTGTCGCCATGAATAAAAGCGAGACGCTAAGATTGGCTGCCCGTTCATTCATGGAAGCTGGTTACGAAGGTGACCTCATGGCCGCTGCCGGGGTGAAATATCGCGTCGGGCGCGAATCCCGCTCTGAATATAATGAGCCACGTGCGGGGCGGGTCTTCACTCATTGGCTCACCGGTCAGCATCCTCTCGCCGCAGTGGAGGGACGTCTGAATCTGGTCATCTCTGGAGCCACGACTTCTGATCCTCTGCCAGGGAGCACGGGCGAGGGAGACGATAACATCCAATCCTACAGCTACAGGCTCTGCATCACCGATGATCCCGCGAACCGCCGCCTTCTCGATTCTCCTCCTGTCGGCTATGACCGCGCTCGCTTTGCGCCTATCCTGCTGAGCGTCGAAGAAAAAGCGCGCCTGTCACTGCCGTTTCATCATCGTTTCCAGATCTATCCCCTCCAGGAGATGGTGGAGCGTGACCACATTTTCCATGGGCACGCTTTGCCTAACCGAAAGCGCAGTTGGAATGCTACCAATCTCACAGGTGGCGGCAAAGCCTATCCTGAAGCGGATGAAGCGACGCGCCGACTGATCGAAAAGCAACATCGCGACCATGCGCTTGGCCTCATGTGGTTTTTGCAAAACGATCCTGGCATGCCCGATGCACTGCGGTCCAAGGCCCGTGAGTGGGGGCTGGCTAAGGACGAGTTTGCCGATACGGACAACATTCCTTCACAACTCTATGTGCGGGAAGCGCGGCGTCTGGTGGGCCGTGCTGTTTTCACAGAAAACGATGCACTGCTATCCCCAGGCCTTGGGCGCGCACCGGTTCATACCGACTCCATCGGCATCACCGAATTTTCTCTCGACTCATTGGCCTGCACCACCGAGCGCCTCGGCGATTCGCTTTGTGATGGGCAGCTTTTTCAAATGGAAGTCTCCCGTCCCGGCCAAGTGCCGTGGAACTCGCTCCTCCCTCAGGAATATGAAAATCTGGTCGTCGTCACCACGCTATCAGCCACTCACGTTGGCTGGGGAGCTATCCGTCTCCCGCCCACCTGGATGCATCTCGCAGAATCGGCTGCCTGGGCCATTGTTCTCGCCAATCAGGCAGACATAGCGCCAGCCCAGGTGAGCGTGGATCAACTCCAACAGCGGCTCGCCATCAGCCATGTCATGATCAGCTTCTTCAATGATGTGGATGTGGCCTCGGACGATCCTCGGGTGCCGGCTGCGCAATACTTCGGAACGAAGGGCTTTTTCAGCGATTACGATGGGCGTTTGGATGACATGCTTACCGAGGGTGAAAAAGCTGCTTGGGACGGCGGGTTTGAGCAGCTCAAAAAAGGAATACTAAAATCCATACAACTCGCCAAAGCCGTTCACGTCGCCGCAGCGAAACAAACTCCCAAAACAAAACAAACACGCGGCGCGGCGCTGCTGGAGATGTGGAATGCCCTGAATCCGCAGTAA
- a CDS encoding right-handed parallel beta-helix repeat-containing protein, with protein sequence MKKAIVLTSLFAFIGSPIGAVGPTESDPILAQPASGFEVRVSAPGPDVSADDVLQAAIDKVSTRGGGVVLLGAGDFKLSRKQGEQTVVIKSNVTLRGQGHATHIYLDPKTPSNPERYYPVRIGTDAVPAHNVVIENLRYTGNDKAIGGGSIMGFNARLDAPESLLLSCDNITVRHCWIYDAKQAVGCTKATAFYMQADRIVAQFKNWQVHHNFIDTCGNKAIELGECNGGLIADNHIINTVDGPQVIFGTRNVQIRDNVVFFTRTGINVSEGSHHIRVSGNHVEPMPGRDHAQMATCLLLRTEPKRLHTRISDVGVTGNIFRNQSTPSKCTVSFLTNIDALSCVYEGLTFTSNVFDGDVQLFDKRMPDKTTIKDIVFADNICEGDLLSESQGKMMSSHVMVRANVLRKAGVCTLNASQWIWTGNTHVNGTLKIAPGAKDNIIRDNVTASPITDQDDGNSLVGNVVMKKTVTP encoded by the coding sequence ATGAAAAAAGCCATCGTCCTTACCTCTTTATTCGCCTTCATTGGCAGTCCCATTGGAGCCGTCGGTCCGACCGAATCTGACCCAATCTTGGCTCAACCTGCCAGTGGGTTTGAAGTGCGGGTCTCAGCACCCGGACCCGATGTCAGCGCCGACGATGTGCTTCAAGCTGCCATCGACAAGGTCTCCACAAGAGGCGGCGGGGTGGTGCTGCTCGGGGCAGGGGACTTTAAGCTGTCCCGCAAGCAGGGGGAGCAAACCGTTGTCATCAAAAGCAACGTGACCCTGCGCGGCCAGGGGCACGCGACGCACATTTATCTTGATCCAAAGACGCCCTCTAATCCTGAGCGTTATTATCCCGTGCGTATCGGCACGGACGCGGTGCCAGCACACAATGTCGTCATCGAAAATCTGCGTTACACCGGCAATGACAAGGCCATCGGCGGCGGCTCCATCATGGGGTTCAACGCGCGCCTGGATGCCCCTGAATCGCTCCTGCTGTCCTGCGACAACATCACCGTCCGCCACTGCTGGATCTATGATGCGAAACAGGCGGTCGGCTGCACCAAGGCGACTGCCTTTTACATGCAGGCTGACCGGATCGTCGCCCAGTTCAAGAACTGGCAGGTGCATCACAACTTCATCGATACCTGTGGCAACAAGGCGATTGAACTGGGCGAATGCAATGGCGGACTCATTGCGGACAATCACATCATCAATACTGTGGACGGGCCGCAGGTGATCTTCGGCACCCGTAATGTGCAGATTCGCGATAACGTCGTCTTTTTTACCCGGACCGGTATCAACGTCAGCGAAGGCTCCCATCACATCCGCGTCAGCGGCAACCACGTCGAGCCGATGCCGGGCCGCGATCATGCCCAGATGGCGACCTGCCTCCTCTTGCGCACCGAACCGAAGCGGCTTCACACGAGAATCTCGGACGTTGGGGTGACTGGAAACATCTTCCGCAACCAGAGCACTCCTTCTAAATGTACGGTCTCTTTCCTGACGAATATTGACGCCCTTTCTTGTGTCTATGAAGGCCTCACTTTCACCAGCAATGTGTTCGATGGTGATGTCCAGTTATTTGATAAGCGCATGCCCGACAAGACAACGATCAAAGACATCGTCTTCGCTGACAACATCTGTGAAGGGGATCTTCTTTCCGAATCACAAGGGAAGATGATGTCCAGCCATGTGATGGTCCGGGCCAATGTGCTGCGCAAGGCTGGAGTATGCACTCTCAATGCGAGCCAGTGGATCTGGACAGGCAATACGCATGTGAACGGCACGCTTAAAATCGCTCCTGGTGCCAAGGATAACATCATCCGTGACAATGTGACCGCCAGCCCGATCACGGATCAAGACGATGGAAATAGCCTCGTCGGCAATGTGGTGATGAAGAAGACTGTTACCCCATGA
- a CDS encoding FAD-dependent oxidoreductase, producing the protein MKLITLLFAFLGSIATAADPVRSYDLVVIGGTPGGIACAVRGAREGLTVLLVNRHEHIGGIMSSGLGVWDSQWEGKRSPIYDETRAAFLEHYRTTYGEDSQQYRDALPGKTGHTNGRYEPHIAEQFFNGLVAREKNITVLKNFIPASVSVEGALVKSVTLKAVGSQDELTVQAQTFADCTYEGDLAALAKVPYRIAREARSEFNEPHAGLIFMRPVMEAPDAETARLSKLRDALNLRKFSGFQQILLPQSTGAADPAVQACNYRTMLTTDPANRVPIEKPANYDQYFLKSLEIFSGVESIPNGKFGWNRPQIVGRQTAYVDATWEERQRIMDEHWEATLGLLYFLQNDLTVPLLVRKAWLEYGLAKDEFADNGHRPYEMYVRELRRIKGRAIYTQHDATLPPGLDRAPAHADSVAMTEWYMDSHSCTPARIAGMLEEGKVMLHQETFPGQIPYRCLLPEQLDNLIVPICISATHVAWGTVRLEPVFMQLGESAGYAAALAAQGNTTLGALDPDLLVRKLATSHTTISFFNDVDITSDAPQVAASQYFGTKGFFAGYNARLEAPLSEAVKAVWQDAATKLQSGALDPIQLAKIIQVAEAQESPATSETRGAFLSALFAKLTHP; encoded by the coding sequence ATGAAATTAATCACACTTCTTTTTGCCTTTCTAGGCAGCATTGCCACTGCGGCGGATCCTGTTCGCAGTTATGATCTCGTCGTCATCGGTGGCACACCTGGAGGCATCGCCTGTGCGGTGCGTGGTGCCCGCGAAGGTCTGACCGTACTTTTAGTTAACCGTCACGAGCATATCGGAGGCATTATGTCTAGCGGCTTAGGCGTTTGGGATTCGCAATGGGAGGGGAAACGCTCGCCTATTTACGATGAGACACGCGCCGCTTTTCTTGAGCATTATCGCACGACTTATGGTGAGGATTCGCAGCAGTATCGCGATGCATTGCCAGGCAAGACAGGTCATACAAATGGCCGCTATGAACCGCATATTGCGGAACAGTTTTTCAACGGCCTTGTGGCCCGTGAAAAGAACATCACGGTTCTGAAAAACTTCATTCCCGCGTCAGTTTCGGTTGAAGGCGCTTTGGTGAAATCAGTGACCCTGAAAGCAGTGGGCAGCCAGGACGAGCTTACCGTCCAGGCACAAACCTTCGCTGATTGCACCTATGAGGGCGATCTTGCGGCACTGGCCAAAGTTCCTTATCGCATTGCGCGAGAAGCACGCTCCGAATTCAATGAACCTCACGCCGGTCTCATTTTTATGCGGCCGGTGATGGAGGCTCCAGATGCGGAAACAGCCAGGCTGTCGAAGCTGCGTGATGCCTTGAATCTGCGCAAGTTCAGCGGCTTTCAGCAGATCCTGTTGCCGCAGAGCACCGGCGCTGCGGATCCTGCGGTGCAGGCTTGCAACTACCGCACCATGCTGACAACAGATCCTGCCAACCGCGTGCCGATTGAGAAGCCGGCGAATTATGATCAATACTTTCTCAAATCGCTGGAGATCTTTTCTGGCGTGGAGTCCATACCTAACGGAAAGTTTGGTTGGAACCGTCCGCAGATCGTGGGCCGTCAAACGGCGTATGTAGATGCCACCTGGGAGGAGAGGCAGCGCATCATGGACGAGCATTGGGAAGCCACTCTGGGACTGCTGTACTTTTTACAGAATGACCTCACTGTGCCTCTGCTTGTGAGGAAGGCATGGTTGGAATATGGACTGGCCAAAGACGAGTTTGCCGATAACGGCCATCGCCCTTATGAAATGTATGTGCGCGAGCTCCGTCGTATCAAAGGCCGCGCGATTTATACCCAGCACGATGCCACGTTGCCCCCTGGCCTGGATCGTGCCCCGGCACATGCTGACAGTGTGGCAATGACGGAGTGGTACATGGACAGTCATTCCTGCACACCAGCCCGCATCGCTGGAATGTTGGAGGAGGGTAAGGTCATGTTGCATCAAGAGACATTCCCCGGTCAGATTCCTTACCGCTGCTTGTTGCCGGAGCAACTGGACAATCTCATCGTTCCCATCTGTATCAGCGCCACCCATGTGGCCTGGGGCACCGTGCGGCTTGAGCCAGTCTTTATGCAGCTGGGAGAAAGCGCCGGATACGCCGCCGCACTTGCAGCGCAGGGAAATACCACTCTAGGCGCACTGGACCCTGACCTTTTGGTCCGCAAACTCGCGACCAGCCACACCACCATCAGCTTTTTCAATGATGTGGACATCACCTCCGATGCTCCCCAGGTGGCCGCGTCTCAGTATTTCGGAACCAAGGGCTTTTTTGCCGGTTACAATGCCAGACTGGAAGCCCCTCTTTCTGAGGCTGTAAAGGCTGTGTGGCAGGACGCTGCCACGAAGCTCCAATCAGGTGCCTTGGACCCAATACAACTGGCCAAGATCATTCAGGTGGCTGAGGCGCAGGAGTCGCCCGCCACCTCGGAGACTCGCGGGGCGTTTTTGAGCGCATTGTTTGCTAAACTCACCCACCCCTAA